The following coding sequences are from one Gossypium hirsutum isolate 1008001.06 chromosome A12, Gossypium_hirsutum_v2.1, whole genome shotgun sequence window:
- the LOC121210886 gene encoding 4-hydroxy-tetrahydrodipicolinate synthase, chloroplastic — protein sequence MAILKSYGACLRESSFQFPRSHRIDNYKRRNVKWRSPQAAIIPDFHLPMRSFEVKNRTSAEDIKALRLITAIKTPYLPDGRFDLEAYDGLVNMQIENGAEGVIVGGTTGEGQLMSWDEHIMLIGHTVNCFGGSVKVIGNTGSNSTREAIHATEQGFAVGMHAALHINPYYGKTSLEGLVSHFNSVLPMGPTIIYNVPSRTGQDIPPRVVNTVAQSPSLAGIKECVGNDRIEQYTGNGIVVWSGNDDQCHDARWSHGATGVISVTSNLVPGLMHELMFNGKNASLNAKLLPLIQWLFEEPNPIGLNTALAQLGVVRPVFRLPYVPLPLEKRVIFVELVNEIGRENFVGEKDVQVLDDNDFILVGRY from the exons ATGGCTATTTTGAAGAGCTATGGAGCTTGCTTGAGAGAGTCTTCCTTCCAGTTTCCTCGCTCCCATCGCATCGATAACTACAAgag GAGAAATGTGAAATGGAGGTCGCCCCAAGCAGCAATAATACCCGATTTCCACCTCCCTATGCGTAGCTTCGAGGTTAAAAATAG GACATCGGCCGAAGATATAAAGGCTCTTCGACTGATAACAGCCATCAAAACCCCATATCTACCTGATGGAAGGTTTGATCTCGAAGCATACGATGGTTTGGTGAATATGCAGATTGAAAACGGTGCCGAAGGGGTAATTGTTGGTGGCACAACCGGTGAAGGCCAGCTAATGAGCTGGGATGAACACATAATGCTTATCGGTCATACTGTCAACTGTTTTGGCGGATCCGTTAAAGTAATTGGTAACACGGGAAGTAACTCAACCAGGGAAGCGATTCACGCCACCGAACAAGGTTTTGCTGTTGGAATGCATGCCGCTCTTCACATCAATCCTTACTATGGCAAAACCTCTCTAGAGGGCTTGGTTTCTCACTTTAATAGTGTACTACCAATGGGCCCTACTATCATATACAACGTCCCGTCACGAACTGGCCAAGATATTCCTCCGCGTGTCGTCAATACTGTGGCACAAAGTCCTAGCTTGGCTGGTATCAAAGAATGTGTTGGAAATGACCGAATTGAGCAATATACAGGTAACGGAATTGTAGTGTGGAGTGGGAACGATGATCAGTGTCATGATGCTAGGTGGAGCCATGGGGCTACCGGGGTAATTTCTGTTACTAGTAATCTGGTTCCCGGTTTGATGCACGAACTCATGTTCAATGGGAAAAACGCTTCACTTAATGCGAAGCTCTTACCTTTGATTCAATGGCTCTTTGAGGAACCTAACCCCATTGGTCTTAACACAGCCCTTGCACAACTCGGGGTTGTGAGGCCGGTTTTTAGGTTACCGTATGTACCTCTTCCGCTGGAAAAGAGGGTCATATTTGTTGAACTGGTCAATGAAATCGGGCGAGAGAACTTTGTTGGAGAAAAAGATGTTCAGGTACTTGATGACAACGATTTCATCTTGGTTGGtcgatattag